Sequence from the Sphingobium indicum B90A genome:
GGACGGTGCGACGCTCGCCCCACAATTTCGGCTCCGGCATCCCCTCCGATGCGGATGCCGAGGCGGCGAACCGGTCGAGGATGGAGGGCAGATCGGTCGGAAGCTTCATGCGCGGGCCGAGAACAAGAGACCGCTTGATCGCCTCGCAGCCCTCCCGGATCAGGGCAGGCGATGCGTCAGTGAAGGCATCCGCAATGCCGGCGACGGTGTCGTCGTCGACTTCGAACGGGGCGAGGTAGAGGCGGACGATAGCGAACCGCTCTGCCGTGCCGGGCAGGCCGATCTCGATCTGAAGCTGGAAGCGCCGCCAGACGGCCGGATCAATGTCCTTCGTGACATTGGTGGCAGCAAAGAGAAGGCCGTCATAACGGTCGAACTCCTGGAGGAGCGCGATGGTGATGTTGCTGCGCTCATTGTCCGCGCCTTCGCTATTCAGCGCGTCGCGACGCTTCGCCAGTGCGTCGAACTCGTCGAAGAACAAGGCGACGCCATAGGCATTTCGCCGGGCCGACCGGAACGTTTTCGCCAGATTGTTGCCGGTCTGGCCGAGATATTTCCCAATCATCTCCTGCGACTGGATCACGACCATCGGCACGCCGAGGCGGGCGCAAATGTGGTGCGCCAGCGTCGTCTTACCGCAACCGGGCGGACCGGAGAGAAGGGCGCGGCTGCGGGGCTTCAGGCCAACCGATTGAAGATCCTGCTCGGCGTTCATTTCGAACAGCCACTGATGCAGCGCCGCGCGCACCGGAGCGGTCAAGATCGGTGCTTCAGCATCGCCTGGCATCACGACCAGGCCAAGGTTGCCGAATTCCTTCTCCAGTTCCGAGCGTGCGGAGCCGGGATCGCCGACGAGCTGGTCGAGCGTCGGCGGCTGCATTTCAATTACGCGCCGGCTCATTCATCTTCTCCCGCAGCTTCAGGCGAAGGCCCCTTTTTCTTCGGGGTCGGCTTTAGTGCATCGGGAATGTCCATGCCGTCGGAGCCGAGATGCTGGCACCACGCTTCGTCCCATGCAGCGCGGCGCGCATCGCGGGCGGGAAACGGATTGGAGGTGACGGGCTTGTTCGCCTGTGCTGCCTCCGTGCCCATACGACGGGCGTCTTCGACCGTGGGTTCCGGCGCACGCTCAGCGGCATCTTCCTGATCGGTTGCATCAGGTGCAGCATCATCAGGGCAATGATCCTGTTCTGGCTGATCTTCGGGCTTGGACACGCGCTCCACAGCCCAGCGGCCGAGCGGGGTGCCGTCCAGCATACCCAAGGCCGCCTTGTAAATGTCCAGCATCGCTTCGCGTTCACGGCGCTGCTCGGCAGACATTTTGCGCAGGCGGATAATGTCGCGCATGGTCTTCGTATCGAAGCCCTTGGCCTTATATTCGGCATAGACATCCTTGATGTCGTCCGCGATGCCCTTCTTTTCTTCCTCCAATCGTTCAATGCGCTCGATACCGAGGCGCAGGTCTTCGGAGGCAATGTGCCCACTAGACATTCAGCTTTCCTTTCCATGTGAAGATTTGCGCAGCCCCTTCAGCGACCAGCAATTGCGGCACATGCCGGTCTTCGGCACGCGCTTTGCCGCGAAGGGCTTGCCGCACTGGCATTGCTGAGTGGGCGCGGCGGTCATGCGCGCTGCACCCGGCGGCGGATCAGCTCGTCGAGCGTATCGCGGGCCGCTTCCAGTTCGGGGAGATTGTCGCGGACCGCTATTGCTGCTGCATGGACAATCTCAGGCGCAGCATTTGCGAACGCTGCCAGTTCCGTGATGCTCGCCTCGGCTCCATCGATGATTGCGCGGATGCGCCGGCGGGCGATTCCAGAATGGTGCGACAAGGTTCCGGCGCCATGCTTCTTCACATATGCGCACACGCCCAGCCGAAAGATCGCGGCAAACGCTTGTCCCGAGGCGTCAAGGTCAGCGAGGTTTTCGCGTGCGGCCCCCTCCATGTCGGCCAGTCGGCGCTCGATCTCCGCAGAACTTGCGCTGGCGCATAGGGTTACGAAGGAGATGACCTCGTCGGTAGGGCGCAGCCATTCGCCCCTGTATCGGTGGGCGCGGAATGCGCGATGGATGCGCTGCTCTAAGGCGTGCGATCCATCAATGACCGCCAGAACAACAATCGGGTCAGGGCAGGAGGTCGCAATGGTCGCGATCCGCTTTTCCGGGCGCTTCGAATATCCGACTTTGACCGGGCCGGACGCGCCATGCTGAAGGAAATAGACGCTCATTACGCCACCTTTCCGACGCGATCCTGAAGGCCAGCGGCGGCGAGATGCAGGCCGGGCTTTTCGGTGTGGTCGATGCGCACGCCGGACGGGCTTTCGGGATGACGGGACCGTGCCCAGCGCAGCGCATATTCCAGCGCGGCGATTGCGGCGTCGTCCAGATCGGTTTCCTCTGCCTCCGCATCGGCCACGACCTTGCCACCGGGATCGAGCATCAGGCTGGTCAATTCGTTCGGGATCGCGCGCGACAGCTTCACCAGCGCGGACACCGGCATCGCCGTGCCCTGCGCATAGGAACGCAGCGTGCCGTGGGGAATGCCCGTTTCCAACGAGAGGATTTTGAGGGTCAGGCCATGATTACGCTCGGCCAGACGGAACATCGCCAGCTGACCAGCCTCGACTGCCTGCACAATTTCGCAGGTGCGAGACGAGATGTCGTTACGCTCCGTCATTTACTGAGCATCCTCATGAAGGGGGAAATTTTCAGAGTTGCAGCCGGGCCGACCGTGCAGGGCCGACCCGGCCGCGCTATCGGTGCGACCCGAGGCGATGAACTTGCCAACGATGATCCCGACTGGAATCTGGGCGAGCATCCAAATTGCGAAGGCGAACATCAGGCCCGGCCTCCCTGTGCTACAGGTGCGGCGAAGGGAGATTCGCTGTGTCCATTCCACCACAAACCGATGAGGCGCTTGTCCTTGTCCTCAGCAGCCTTGTTTCCGCACTCGTCGACAATGGCGCGATCAGGGCCGAGCAGCTGGATACCGCCGCAAAGGCTTTCCAGATGCAGAGCGACGCGACGCTGCAAGCCCAGAAGAAGGCCAACACAGCCGAAGCGGCCAGCCTCATGGAGGTTTTTGCCATCGCGGCCCGGAGCAAAGGCGAACTCACCGTTCCGCATCTGCGCCTCGTTCAATCTGACGACGAAGACGGGAATGCTCCGTGACGGCCTCGATGCGGTCACAGGTCGCCCCGGCATAGCTATCGACAATCTCGTCGATGCTTTTATGGCGCGGCGCCTTCGCGTTCATGTCCGCGATCAAGGCGCGCAGCCGCGCCTCCTGCTCCGGGGTGAACGCGGGCACAGCCTTGCGCAGGCGCAGCAGCCCGACCACGAAGCGCGGCCAGAACAGGGGATCGAAGGGGCAGCGGATGCGCGCGGTCATGCGGCTTTCTCGGCAACGCCCGCGCGGTAGCTTGCCATGAAATCAATGATCCGCTGGCCGGTGCGCAGCGTCATCGAACGGTCCCGCCTCAATCCGGTAACCAGATTCCCGTCTCCGACCGCCAAACGGCCGAACGTGGTGGGCGGCAGCGAATGCTCTGCGCAGAATGTCTCAATGCGTTGAAGCATCTCGGCGTCTGTCGGGAGTTTGTGTTCCATAAATCCTACATAGACGGATAAATCCTACTCGTAAAGTTGGAAACGTCATGCTCGAAACTCAAATGCATTTGTGGGAAATATCCAACATGCCAGATAAGGATATTTCCAAAGGACAGCGGCTCTATGACCAGCTGATGGCCCTCAAGCCCGCGAACCTTCCCGCGACCCGCTGGGCGGAGGAGGCGGGGGTGAACCGTGGCTTCTTCACCAATCTCAAAGGAAAGGGTGGCAGCATCCGAAGCGATAATCTGTCGAAGGTTCTCGCGTACATCGGGAAGACCGAGGCGGATCTGGTCGCAATCCAAGAGCGGCCCGCCAGCAATGCCCAGCCGATTGAGTTTGAAGGGGCTTCGCTGGCCCAGGTGAGAAACGACATGCCCGTGTTCGGCACGGCGCTAGGGGCGGAGAAGGTTGTGGACGGGGCGTCTATCGAACAGACAATGCTGAACAGCGCCGAGATTATCGAGTTTCGGAAGCGTCCGCCGATCAGCAACGGTATCGAGCGCGTCTATGGTCTCTACGTGCAGGGCGAATCCATGTACCCCGCACACCGCGACGGCGCCTTCCTGTTCTGTCAGTGGGACAGCCCGCTGCGCTCCGATGACGATGTCGTCGTCTATCTGCGACCGATCGACGATAGCGACGATGGCATGACAGCCCGGTCGGTGCTGGTGAAGCGGCTAGTCAGACGCACAGCGCAATATGTCGAGCTGGAGCAATATCGGCCGGCGAAGGTGTTTCGCATTCCTATGTCCGAGGTGCTGCGGATCGACAAGGTGCTGACCAACGACGATTTCGTGTAGGGGGCCAATGTCGTTTCTGTCGAACATATTTCTCAGCCCAAGCAAGCGACGGCTGCTTAAGGCGATTAGCTGGGGCGATGACGCATTCGCCGAATATATCGCGTGGGGAGATGTCCGGCAGCGTCTGAACGAGGGTTTGCGCCGCCAGTCCGACAGGTCAATCCAGATTGGGCCGCGAGATATCGATGCGGCAAACTCCGTCCTGTTCGCCGCATTCAAGATTTGCTCCGCGCGATGCGCGTCAGGCGAGCACCATATTTATCGCGGCATCCTGTCTGGGGTAGGGAAAGGTTATCTCAATCTAGCACAGGAGATCTTGAACAACCTCGTAGATAACGGCTTCCTTTCGGACGAGGACGCGGAGGAGGAGATGGAATGTCTCCAACTTTCAATCAAAGAGGAAGGATAATTTCCCGAATTTCCAATAAGGTAGGATTTTAGGGTAGGCTAAATCCAACTTATTGTTGACGAGTAGGAATTATCCAACTATCCAGTCTCTCAACGGCACAACGCCGATGGGAGAAACACCGTGGCACAGTCCACCAATCACCAGCCCCGCAGCCTGACGCACGACGATGCGTCTGCCGCTTGGGACGACGCCTACAGCTACAAGGCTGAGGTCGAGGCCCGCGAGGCCGAACGCGCCGCGCCGCATCAGATGCCTGTCATCACCATGGCCGTGCTGCTCGTCTTCTCGGTCGCCATGCTGATCGCGCAGTGCGTGTTCCTGCCGGAGCAGCTGTGATGCCCTCCGTGATCGCTGCACCGAACATCGCCGACGCCATCGCGAAGGCCAACCAGTGGGTTGCGGCCGCGAAGCCGGTGATCCGCGCATGGTTCGCGCTGGATGATATCGCGGGCGACCTGTTCACCGCCGAACAGCGTATCAGGGACGAGGCGCGCGGCCTGCTGCGGAAGCCCCGCGACGAGATGTATCGGATGATCGAGGGAATCCGTGACGATTTCCGCTGCGACCATGTCGTCCATGCGTCCGAGGGCGCTGACGATGCCGAGTGGGATCGCGTCGAAGAATTCAACGACGAGCTGGATCGCGGAATGGTTTCCGTCGCCGCCGCCATCAAGCAGGTCGAGGCCGAGCTATGAGCCGCGCCCGCGTCGATTATTCGGACGGCGGCGACTTCCGCGGCATCGGCTTCGATCCCGACCTGCCGGTTGCTGGCTTCTACCGCTTCCGTATGCGCTCCGGCGGCGCCCTTTGCGGCGTCCGTATCTGGCACGGCGCACCGCACGATCCCGTGACCGGCGAGGAGTTGGATCGCAGCCCGCGATGGCAGGCGCTGGTGAACGACGATCCGGTCGAGATCGAACGGGTTTGGCCGCGCTGTGCCGCCGATCCGATCACTGATGCCGAATACCGCCATTACTGCCGCACCCAGACTTGGGCCCAGCAGCACGCCCCGGACAGCGCCCTCGCTGACCCGCGCCGCAAGGCCGACCCCCTTACCACCCCCCTGTTGTTCTGAAGGAGCCGACATGAACGCTTTTCCTGACATCAAGCCGTTCCCCGCCGCCCAGGCCGCCCCGCCGATGGGGCATAACAATCCGCCGCTGGAGGAACAGGTTGTCATCGACCTGGCCGAGGCGCTGGCGACCGAGGGCATCACGAAGCGCATCTCGGACCTGCTCGGCAGCGCCACTCGCGCGCCGGAGATCACCAGCCGCGAAATCGCGGGCCGCTATGCCGACATGATCAAGCAGATGGTCTCTGCCGGCAAAGCTGTCGAGGGCGAACGCGAAAAGCTGAACCGGCCGCTGCTGACCGCGCAGCGCGCGTTGAAGGGCCGGGCCGACGCTATCGTCGCGCCGCTGCAGGATGCCGAGCGCGCCGCCAGGGCCAAGGTCAAGAAGTTCGACGACGAGGAACTGGCGAAGGAACGCCAGCGCCAGAAGGAAGCCGCTGCCGCTGCAGAGGCCGAGCGTCAGCGCCTCCAGAAGATCGAGGATGATCGCGCCGCTGCCGAGAGCCGCGAGGCCGAGGCCGTGCATGTCGAGCCGGAGCCTGTCGAGGAAGCCGCACCGGCCCCCGTGCAGGGCGACTTCGGCGCCAAGGTTGTCCGCACCACGACGTGGAAACACGAAATCATCAGCGTCCGGCAACTGCCCGACGCCATTCTGAAGCACGCCAAGGTGGTGGAAGCGATCGACAAGGTCATCGCCGCCCAGGTGCGCGGCGGCACGCGCGAGATGAAGGGCGTCCGCATCTTCCCCGAAACCGGCACGACCATCCGCTGAGGAGTAAAGCCCATGTCCCGTCAATATGTCGCCTGCAAATTCCGTCCCGACGACAAGCGCAGCTATACCTATCACAATGACGGCGAGCCTGTTGCCGTTGGTGACGAAGTGAAGATCGCCGGTCGCAGCGATGATGGCTGGCAGCGCGTCCATGTCGTTGCCATCGCTGACGAGATGCCGTCCTTCGAGACCAAGCCCATCCTCGGCAAGGTCGAGCCCGAGGCACCCGCGCTCGATCTCGGCGAAGCCGAATAATTCCACCCGGAGAATATCTGATGAACGCTATCGCCCAGCGCGAGAACGGCGGCGCCGTCCAGCGCATGAACGAAAATCCCTATGACCATCTGCGCTTCCAGCTCTCGAAGCGGGCGGACGAGTTCAAGATGGCGCTGCCGGCGCATATCACGCCGGAGAAGTTCCAGCGCACGATCATGACCGCGGCGCAGTCGAACCCGGACATCCTGAAGGCTGACCGGGCGACCCTGATCACGTCTTGCATGAAGTCGGCGCAGGACGGCCTGCTCCCCGACGGGCGCGAGGCCGCGCTGGTGACGTTCAACACCCGCGTCAAGGACGCCCAGGGCAAATGGACCAGCGTGAAGCAGGTCCAGTATATGCCGATGGTCTATGGACTGCGGAAGAAGATCCTCCAGTCCGGCGAGGTCGCCGACATTCAGACCGCCGTCGTTTATCGCCAGGAGATCGAGGCCGGGCTGTTCATCTATGAGGAGGGCACGGAGCGGATGCTGCGGCACAAGCCCAACCTCGATCCGACGTTCGACCCCAGCGACGACGACATTGCCGCCGCCTATTCGGTGGCGACCTTGAAGGACGGCACCAAGACTTTCGAGGTCATGCCGCGCCGCGACATCAACAAGGTGCGCCAGGCGAGCCAGACCGGCGCGCTTGGCAAGACCGACCGACAGGGCAATCCGATCCCTCCGAAGGGGCCTTGGGTGGACTGGTTCTCGGAGATGGCGCGGAAGACTGTCATGCGCCGCCACTCGAAGACGCTGCCCATGTCGGGCGACATCATCGACATGGAGGCAGTGGACGAGGCTTTGGCGGCGCGGTCGGCCACCTTGGCGATGGCGATCGAACCCGATGCTCCCACGGCCCTTGCTCCGCCGACGCGGGACGAAAGCGGCGAGAATTTCGATCCGGTAACTGGTGAGATCATCGACCAGGGCGGCGATGATGAAGAAACCGCCCGCGAGTTGGACGCAAAGACTGAGGGTTGGCAAGAAGGTGCGGCGGATGAGCAGCGCGGCGAAGCCAATGCGGTAACGCTGGAATCGGCCAAGGCTCAGATCGATGCCTGTGAACTGGTAGCCGACGTCAATGCCAAGGCCAATGCCCTGCTCGGTGAACTGGGCGAGGAAGATGCGGATCTGCTGCGCACCCACGCGATGGATCGCATCGAGACGCTGAAGGCGCCGAAGAAGTGACCGACTGCACCCACCCCCGCAGCCGCGGCGCGAAGCGCTGCAAATCCTGCTCGGCGAAGCACATGGCGACCGATCCCGAGATCCAGCGCCGCCGCCGTGAAGGCATCCGCCGTCACTGCGCCAAACCCGGCACGATTCTCGCCAAGCGCGAAACCCTGCGCCGGACCATGGAGAAGGTGCGGGCCACCCCGGAGCATCAGGAGATGCTTCGGGAGCATGGCAAGCGCCTGGCGCGCGATGTGCTGACCCGGCCCGATGTGGTGGCGAAGACCCTGTCACCGGAGACGAATGCGAAGCGCGCGGCTTCCCTGTCAGCAACCCGGCTGCGGGATATACCTCACGCGATGCGTGACGAATACCGGGTGCTGACCGAGTCCAAGCGCATCCCGGCCGCCGAAGCCAAGCAAATCATCCTCGACCAGTTCAAGCGCCAGATCGGCGCGCGGGCGGCGGGGTAAACCATCCACCAAGGGAACGCCGGGCACCTAACAAGGCCCGGCGTCACAGACGATGACCAGCAATGCAGCCCATTGGCGCCAGGTCCATCTCGCCGGCGACCGCAACCCGCCGATCTTCCTTCCCGATCGCCGCGTCCGCCGCTCTGTCGGAACGGCAACGCTGTTTCGCGAGCGCGGGCGCAAGGAGGCGGTGACCTATGAGTGATCGGCCTGAGATCGAATGCCCGACCTGTGATGGCAACGGCTGGACCGAACAGCGCATGTCGCGGATCGGCGCTGGCCTCTACGAAGTCACCTGCACGGCCTGCAACGGCCATGGCTGGCGCGAGATGACCGACGATGAACTCGACGCCGCAGCCGAGCGCCAGGCCGAGGATGCCGCCAGCGAGCCGCTCGTCACGATGGACGAGATGCACCGCACGGCATGGGTGCAGAAGCAGGAGATGCGCCGGTGATGTCAGCCCTTGATGTCATCTGGGCCAAGGTGAACGATCCCATCGACGGGACGCTTACGCCATGCCTCGTCCTCGATCGTCATCCAGACGTCGAAGAAATATTCGTCGTAGAGAGCTTGGGTGGAGACGTTGATGGTGGCTTCTCCCAGCGACTTCTCGATAGCCGCGCGACTGATCCTGTAGCGCCGCGTCATCCCGTCGAATTGCGGATCGCCGGCCAGCTTCCCCTGCATTTGCAGGGGCATTTCGAATTCAACGCAATCCGAGGTTTCCATGGCTGATCGTCCGATTCTGTTTTCCACGCCGATGGTGCGGGCTTTGCTCGAAGGGCGCAAGACGCAGACGCGGCGCATATGCACCGGCGCTAATGACTTCGGCCTATCCTATGTCGTCGCGCTCGACGACGCGCCGGGTTGGTTCGGCGATGAGGAGGGTGAAGTGCGCTTCTCCGCTGGGTTCAAGCCGGGCGACCGCCTCTATGTCCGCGAGGAATATTATCAGTTCGGCAGTTGGCATGTTGTCGAAGGCGCGCTGACAAAGGGCGGCAAGACGAAATGGGCATTCGACGGTGCCAAGGCGATGGTCGCCTACGATCCGCCCGCCGATTTTCTGGTCAGCCGCGACAAGGCATTTCCGGGTCTGCCCCGTTGGTACAAGCGCTTGGGCCGGTTCATGCCGCGCAGCCTGTCGCGCATGACCCTGACCGTCACGGACGTCCGGGTCGAGCGGTTGCACGACATTAGCGAGGATGACGCACAGGCCGAGGGCGCTGACAAGCTGGTGATGGATGAAAGCGGCGCTTTCTACGCTGGGTTTCCTGAGGGCACGCACAAGTGCGGCTTCGCCGGGATCTGGAGCCGCATCAACGGCGCGGAATCATGGGAGGCGAATCCGTGGATCGTTGCCGTGTCGTTCTCCGTCGAGAAGGGGAATATCGATGGCTGAAAACACGAAAATCGAATGGGCGCACCACACGTTCAATCCGTGGATTGGCTGCACCAAGGTCGGTCCGGGTTGCGACTTCTGCTATGCGGAGGATCTGAGCCGCGCCCGGCTGGGCGTCAAATGGGGACCGGGCGAGCAACGCCGTCATACTGCCGCATCGACATGGAAGATGCCGCGCCGCTGGAACAACCGGGCGGCCAAGCTGGGCATCCGCTATCGTGTCTTCTGCGCTTCATTGCCGACTATGATGACGGCGACAGGGCTGACGCAGGCACGAACCCGCTGATGCAGGCGCACATTGCTGACCTCAGGGCCGCCCTCCGCACCCCGATGTCCGAACTACAGGCGTTGGGGCAGGAGTTTGAGGCGGGGGAGAAGGGCCGGCGCGAGACGCAAGCGGTATGGCGATGCGCCATAGGTGACGCCTGCGCTGCCGTCGATGTCGTCAAGAACCGCTGGTTAACCAGCCGCCGCAAGCATGAGCGTGAAGCTGGCGCCGAACTGTCCAAGCTGGCCGACCTCCTGTGGTCAGTCCGCTCGCCCGCCGCTGGGAACTACGATGAAGCGTCCATCGCAGGCAAGCGACTGATCGGACTTGTTCGCTCCAATCTGAT
This genomic interval carries:
- a CDS encoding S24 family peptidase — protein: MLETQMHLWEISNMPDKDISKGQRLYDQLMALKPANLPATRWAEEAGVNRGFFTNLKGKGGSIRSDNLSKVLAYIGKTEADLVAIQERPASNAQPIEFEGASLAQVRNDMPVFGTALGAEKVVDGASIEQTMLNSAEIIEFRKRPPISNGIERVYGLYVQGESMYPAHRDGAFLFCQWDSPLRSDDDVVVYLRPIDDSDDGMTARSVLVKRLVRRTAQYVELEQYRPAKVFRIPMSEVLRIDKVLTNDDFV
- a CDS encoding AAA family ATPase, which produces MSRRVIEMQPPTLDQLVGDPGSARSELEKEFGNLGLVVMPGDAEAPILTAPVRAALHQWLFEMNAEQDLQSVGLKPRSRALLSGPPGCGKTTLAHHICARLGVPMVVIQSQEMIGKYLGQTGNNLAKTFRSARRNAYGVALFFDEFDALAKRRDALNSEGADNERSNITIALLQEFDRYDGLLFAATNVTKDIDPAVWRRFQLQIEIGLPGTAERFAIVRLYLAPFEVDDDTVAGIADAFTDASPALIREGCEAIKRSLVLGPRMKLPTDLPSILDRFAASASASEGMPEPKLWGERRTVLRDAANLPWPPEMGAT
- a CDS encoding DUF5131 family protein; this translates as MAENTKIEWAHHTFNPWIGCTKVGPGCDFCYAEDLSRARLGVKWGPGEQRRHTAASTWKMPRRWNNRAAKLGIRYRVFCASLPTMMTATGLTQARTR
- a CDS encoding DnaJ-like cysteine-rich domain-containing protein translates to MSDRPEIECPTCDGNGWTEQRMSRIGAGLYEVTCTACNGHGWREMTDDELDAAAERQAEDAASEPLVTMDEMHRTAWVQKQEMRR
- a CDS encoding GIY-YIG nuclease family protein, yielding MSVYFLQHGASGPVKVGYSKRPEKRIATIATSCPDPIVVLAVIDGSHALEQRIHRAFRAHRYRGEWLRPTDEVISFVTLCASASSAEIERRLADMEGAARENLADLDASGQAFAAIFRLGVCAYVKKHGAGTLSHHSGIARRRIRAIIDGAEASITELAAFANAAPEIVHAAAIAVRDNLPELEAARDTLDELIRRRVQRA
- a CDS encoding recombinase RecT gives rise to the protein MNAIAQRENGGAVQRMNENPYDHLRFQLSKRADEFKMALPAHITPEKFQRTIMTAAQSNPDILKADRATLITSCMKSAQDGLLPDGREAALVTFNTRVKDAQGKWTSVKQVQYMPMVYGLRKKILQSGEVADIQTAVVYRQEIEAGLFIYEEGTERMLRHKPNLDPTFDPSDDDIAAAYSVATLKDGTKTFEVMPRRDINKVRQASQTGALGKTDRQGNPIPPKGPWVDWFSEMARKTVMRRHSKTLPMSGDIIDMEAVDEALAARSATLAMAIEPDAPTALAPPTRDESGENFDPVTGEIIDQGGDDEETARELDAKTEGWQEGAADEQRGEANAVTLESAKAQIDACELVADVNAKANALLGELGEEDADLLRTHAMDRIETLKAPKK